AAGCCCTAGTCAGCGACAAGGAAGGCACTTGTCCGACGGGTAGGTGGGCATCCGAGCATCGCCCCGGGTGAGACGGCACCTCATGGGGCCCGATGACCCGGGACGCGCACGGGGGGCTCCTCGACACGTGGATGATCGCGACATGGCCTCGGGCTTGCTCCACATCCGCCCGAGGAGTCTCCGTTCATGTCGCATGGCACCTACATCCACTTCGATGACTCGCGATGGCCCCTGCTCATCGTCCAGTACGCGGGCACTCCGACGAACGAGCAGTTCGCGGAGTCACTCGCGCGAAGGTCGAGCTACCTCGACCGGGGACCGCATGTCACCGTGCTCGACCTGAGCGGAGCGCCGAACCCCGGCCCTCCCGAGCAGCGCCACATGCAGGTGGATTGGCTCAAGCGGAACGAGGCGCGGCTGAGAGACCAGTCGCTGGGCGTGGCCTTCGTCACCGACTCCGCCGTGATGAAGCTGCTTCTGAGCATCATCCAGCACCTCAAGCCCATGCCCACCCCCTATGTCACCTTCAAGCACCTCTCCGAGGCGGTGACGTGGGCCGCGGAGTGTCTCGAGCGCGCCGGGCGCACCACCGAGGCCCGGCACGCCCGCGAACACGTGGGCCCGCTCGCCGGCAGACGCTCCGCCTGAGCGCCTCCGTCGTGCTCCACGGAGCCCATGCCCGGGGAACGGATACCCTCACCCCGTCCCTCTCCCAGAGGGAGAGGGGTGGGGGCTCAGCGCAGCTTCGGCGGGACCCGGTAGATCTCCTCCACGTCCTCGTGGTTGAAGAGCCCCATCGCCTCCCGCTGCACGATCAGCGTCCACTTCCGGTACTCGGCGTCGCGCCGCTTCTCCTCGTACTCGGCCAGCCGCTTGTCCCTCGCCGGGCTCGGCGCCATCGCGCGCACCTGCTCCCCCAGTTGTTTCAGCTCCGTGAGCTGGCGATCCAACCGGTGCCCCAGCGCCTTCAGACTGTTGGCCGCCTCCGCCTTCAGGGCGACTTCAATGGCGAGCGCTCCACCTATGGGTGCCTTGCCCGACATATGTCTCCACCTCGTTCCGTGACTCCAGAACGAAGGATATGGGACCCCTCGTCCGAGAGCTTGAACGGACGCGACACGCGATGCGCCGCTCTAATGGATGACACTACGCCGTGGCGCGCACCGGCCCGGTGGCCTCCGCCCGCAGCCGCAGCGCCTTGGGGCCTCGGATGGAGAAGTGGTTGGTGATCTCCACCCGCTCGCGCTGGCCGGGTGCGAAGGAGAACCGGCGCCCCGGCTCGAGCAGCTCCTCCAGCGCCACCTTCGCCTCCAGCCGAGCCAGCGGCGCTCCCAGGCAGAAGTGGATGCCGTGGCCGAAGGAGACCATGCCCTGGGCATTGCGCGTCACGTCGAAGCGCTCCGGGTCCGTGTACTTCCGCGGGTCGCGGTTGGCGGACCCCAGCAGCGTCATGACGTTCGAGCCCGCGGGGATGCGGGTGCCGGCGATCTCCACGTCCTGGAGGACGTACCGGGAGACCGCCTGCACGGGCGAGTCGTACCGCAGCATCTCCTCCACCGCGTTCGGAATCAGCGCCGGCTCCGCGGTGAGCCGCTCCAGTTGCTCGGGGTTCGACAGCAGCGCGCGCATGCCGTTGCCCAGCAGGTTGGTGGTGGTCTCGTTGCCCGCCACCAGCAGCAGCCGGCAGAAGTCGACCACGGTCTCCGCCGTGAGCACGCCCTCCTTCTCACCGTTCTCCAGCAGCGCGCTGATGAGGTCGTCCCGCGGCTCCTTCCGGCGCGCGGCGATCACCCCCTCCAGGTAGTCCCGCATCTCCCGGATTCCCGGCTCCACGAGGGCCGGGTCTCCCCCGTTGAGCAGCACCGTGGTGGAGGCGACGGTGTCGTCGGACCAGCGCTTGAAGTCGAGCCTCCGCGCCGGCTCCACCCCGAGCATCTCCGCGATGACGATGATGGGCAGCGGCTCGGCCAGCTCCTTCATCAGGTCGAACTCGCCCGACTCCGGCAGCTGGGAGATCAGCTCCCGGGACAGCCGCCGGATGAACGGCTCCATGTCCGCGACGCGGCGGGGCGTGAAGGCCCGGCTGACCAGATTGCGCAGCCGCGTGTGGATCGGCGGATCCGCGGTGAGCATGCTCCCCCTGCGCAGCGTGCCCACGAGGACCGGAGCCACCGTCTCGGCCGCGGCGTACTGCTCCTCGCGCACCAGCGACCGCTTGGACGAGAAGAGGGCCGGGCTCTTCGTGACGAAGAGGACGTCCTCGAAGCGGCTGACGAGGTGGACCCGGAGCTGCTCGTTCCAATAGACGGGCGCCGTCTCCCGGAGCACCTCGTAATAGGGATAGGGATTGGCCCGGACCGTGGGCGAGAACGGATTGAAGTCGCTGGCTTGCACTGCGTGCTCCTTCTACGAACCTCGGGTGAGCCCCCTTCTGAGGCCAGACTCACGGCATGAGGCAAACCTCATTGGCTGAATATAGATTCAGCCAATGGGCAGGGCAACGCGAAGAACCTGCTCGTGGGTGAAAAGAGGTATGACGGGTTGTGCGACCCAGCCAGACACACACCGGCCACTTCGGACGCACACCGCCTCCGGCCAATACAAGCTACACGGACTTAACACGAATTCTTTGACTGTACTGGCCTTTACTGTAGTCTCACTTTCCAAGTACTTCCCTGGAGGTCCGCCATGAACCCGCTACAGACGCAGACCCAGAAGAAGCTCGTGCTGAACAAGGAGACCCTGCGCAACCTCCAGGGCTCCGAGGCGAAGGCCAAGAAGGACGAGCGGGTGATGAACTCCGACCTGTACACCCGCACCTGCACGCGCGCCTGCGACTGAGGCGGCACCGGTCGTTCCCGTGAGAGGCCGGGGTGGAACCCTCCCCGAGTGGCGCCCCCGACCTCCCCACGAAGGGCCTGGCCCGGATGAGTCCCCCGACGACACGCTGGCGCCCCCTGCTGGTGGGTGACACGGCCGCGCGGGCCTGGGCCGCCATCGACTCCATCGCCGGGCAACTGCGCGCGCTGCCCTCCGGGCACCCGCGGGATGCGTCCCTGGCCAACGGCCACGCGGGACAGGCCCTCTTCTTCTCCCTCCTCGACACGCGGCGCCCGGGACAGGGCCACGCGGCCCACGCGGCGGCGCTGCTCGACGCGGCCACCACCGCCGTCGCGGAGACGCCCATGGAGCCCTCGCTCTACGAGGGCTTCACCGGAGTGGCCTGGGCCCTCGAGCACCTGGGGCCACGAGGCGAGGACGTGAGCGTCGACCTCGATGCGGCGCTGCTGGAGCTGCTCGGCCAGTCGCCCTGGAGCGGCGCGTACGACCTGGTGGAGGGACTGGTGGGGCTGGGCGTATACGCGCTGGAGCGGCTGGCGCGGCCCTCGGGAGCCCCGCTGCTGGAGCGCGTGGTGGAGCGGCTGGGCGAGCTGGCGCGGCCCCTCGGGCCGGGGCTGACGTGGTGGACGTCGCCCGAGTGGATGCGGCCGGGACTGCGCGCCCACCACCCGGAGGGCTGGTTCAACCTGGGCGTGGCGCATGGCGTGCCCGGCGTGGTGGGGGTGCTGGGAGCGGCCTGCGCGCACGGCGTGGCGGTGGCGAGCGCCCGTCCCCTGCTGGAGGGCGCGGTGCGCTGGCTGCTCGCGCAGGAGGAGCCCGGCGACGCGGGCGGCTTCCCTTCCTGGATGGAGCCGGGCGGTGGACGGGGGCCGGTGGCGCGCACGGCGTGGTGCTATGGCGATCCGGGAGTGGCCGCGGTGCTGCTCTCGGTGGCGAGGGCCCTGGACGTGCCGGAGTGGGAGGCGCGCGCGCTGACCATCGCGAGGCGGGCGGCGGCGCGCGTGCCGGAGCGGACGCGGGTGGCGGACGCGGGCCTGTGCCACGGCGCCGCGGGACTGGGGCACCTGCTCCACCGGGTGGCCCACACCACGGGTGACGAGGCCCTGGCCGGAGCCGCGCGGGCGTGGTTCGAACGTGCGTTGGAGCTGCGACGGCCCGTGAACGAGGACGGCCCGGGGCTGCTGACGGGCGTGACGGGGACGGGGCTCGCCCTGCTGGCGGCGGTGGGCGGAGAGGAGCCCGGGTGGGACAAGGTGCTGCTCGCCTCGCTGCCCGGCCCTCCGGCGTAGCATGGAGGACATGGGAGAACGACCAGGCGTGCGGCCCGCGGGATTCTTCGTGCTGCGCACGCCGCTGCTGCCCCATGACGTGCTGAGGGAGTGGAGCACGGGCGCCGGGGATTCCGGAGCGCCCGGTGGGGATGACGCGACCCTGGAGGCGGCACTCGCGACGGACCGGCGGCGCACGCGCGAGCGGCTGCGCGAGGTGGTGACGCGGCCCGAGGTGCGCGAGGCCCTCTTCCTGGCCTCGCCCTCGCTGGAGGAGAGCCTCGGGACATGGTGGGAGGCGCCCGAGAGCGAGCGCGGACAGAAGGTGGAGCGGACCCTGGTGCGCTACCTGTCGCGCATGGCGGGGAGGGCCACGCCCTTCGGACTCTTCGCGGGCTGCACGATGGGCGAGCTGGGTGCCCGGACACGCCTGGTGCTGGGCCCGCTGGAGGAAGCGCGGCGGCACACCCGGCTGGACATGGACTACCTCTTCTCCCTCACCGAGACGCTGGCCTCGCGGCCGGAGTGGCGGAGGGGGCTGCGCTTCCGGCCCAACTCCAGCCTGTACCGGGTGGCGGGAAGGCTGCGGTACGCGGAGGCGCGGCGGGAGGGCCAGGCGCGCGACTACCACCTGGTGGCGGTGGAGCCGACGCTCTACCTGGAGGCCACGCTGGCTCGCGCCGCGCGGGGAGCGAGCCTGGAGGAGCTGACGGCCGCGCTGTGCGAGGCGGACGCCGAGGTGCCACGAGAGGAGGCCGAGGCCTACGTGGAAGCACTGGCGGACGCGCAGCTCCTGGTGCCGGAGCTGTCGCCAACCGTCACCGGGCCGGAGCCCATCCACGAGGTGCTGACCCAGCTGCGCCAGCTTCCCGGAGGTGAGCCCCTGGTGGAGCGGCTGGAGCAGGCGCGCGCGACGCTGGAGTCCCTGGATGGACAGGGCCTGGGCGTGCACCCGAGGCGCTACCGCGAGGTGGCGGAGCGGCTGGAGGCGCTGCCGGCCCGGCCCGCGCTGCCGCGCCTCTTCCAGGTGGACCTGGTGAGGCCGGCATCGGAGGCGGTGCTGGGCGAGGCGGTGGTGAAGGAGGTGGTGCGCGGGGTGGAGCTGCTGCGGCGGCTGGTGCCCGCCCGAGGCGGTGGAGAGGCCCTGCGACGCTTCCGCGACGCCTTCCTGGCGCGCTACGAGGGCCAGGAGGTGCCGCTGGTGGAGGCGCTGGACGAGGAGTCGGGCCTCGGTTTCGGCGGCATCTCGGATGAAGCGGAGCCGCTGTTGCGCGGGCTCGCCTTCCCCGGACGGGCACAGGAGAAACACTGGAGCGAGCGGCACGCGCACCTGCTGCGGCGCTGGGAGGAGACGCTCCGGGCGGGAAGGCGCGAGCTGGCGCTGACGGAGGAGGACGAGCGGGCGCTCGCGGTGGAGTCACCGCTGCCGCTGCCGGACGCCTTCGAGGTGCTGGCCGCGGTGGCGGCCCCCTCGGAGGAGGCACTCGCCGAGGGCCACTTCCGCCTGCACCTCGCGAGCGTGGGAGGCCCTCCGGGTGCACGGCTGCTGGGGCGCTTCTGCCACGCGGACGCGAAGTTGGAGGAAGCGATACGCAAGCACCTGCGGGAGGAGGAGGCGCTGCGCCCGGGCGTGTGCTTCGCCGAGGTGGTGCACCTGCCGGAGGGGCGGGTGGGCAACGTGCTGCTGCGCCCGGTGCTGCGCGACCACGAGATCGCGTACCTGGGGCGCTCGGGGGCACCGCGGGAGCGCCAGGTGCCGATGACGGACCTGCGGGTGTCGGTGGTGGGGAATCGGGTGGTGCTGCGCTCGGAGCGGCTGGGCTGCGAAGTGCTGCCGAGACTGACGACGGCGCACCACTATGGAGGAAGGAGCCTGGGGCTGTACCGCTTCCTGTGCTCACTGCAGGGACAAGGCGTGGCGGGGAGCCTGGGGTGGGAGTGGGGACCCCTGGAGGAGGCGGCCTTCCTGCCCCGGGTGACGGCGGGCCGGCTGGTGCTGTCGCTGGCGCGCTGGCGGGTGGAGCCGGCGGAGGTGGAACGGCTGGAGGGGCTGAGCGGGGTGGCCCGGCACCGCGAGGTACGGCGGTGGCGCGAGCGGCGGGGGATTCCGCGGCACGTGGGGCTGTCGGAGGGAGACAACGTGCTCCCGCTGGACCTGGAGGGAGAGCTCTGGGTGGACACCTTCCTGCAACTCGCGAAGGGGCACGAGACGGTGACGCTGGTGGAGCCCTTCCCCGGCGGGCACGAGCTGTGCGTGCGAGGTCCCGAGGGCCGGTACGTGCACGAGCTGGTGCTGCCCTTCACGCGGGCCCGCCCGGAGACACCGCGAGCGCGAGCCCCCCAGGACTCCCGCCCGGCGGAGCCGGCGCGGATACGGAGACGCTTCACGCCAGGCTCCGAGTGGCTGTACGCGAAGCTGTACGGAGGGAGCGCCTCGGCGGATCGGGTGCTGCGCGAGGCGGTGGGGCCGCTCGTGCGGGAGGCGATGGGCGCGGGAATGGCGGACGGGTGGTTCTTCATCCGCTACGACGACCCGGAGCCACACCTGCGGGTGCGCCTGCATGGAGACGCGAGGCGGCTGACGGGAGAGGTGCTGCCAGCGTTGGAAGCGCGGATGGAGCCGCTGCTGGAGGAGGGGCTGCTGTGGCGGGTGCAGCTCGACACGTACGAGCGGGAGGTGGAGCGCTACGGCGGGGGTGAAGGTGTACGGCTGGCCGAGCGGCTCTTCCACGCGGACAGCGAGGCGGTGCTGTCCATCCTGGAGGGGCTGAGCGGGGATGAGGGAGCCGAGACGCGCTGGCTGCTGGCGCTGAAGGGCGTGACGCTGCTGCTGGAGGACCTGGGGCTGGAGGCGGAGACGAGGCACGGGGTGCTGTCGCGGGCGCGCGAGGCCCTGGGACGCGAGATGCGGGTGGAGGCGGACTTCACGCACCAGCTCGGAGCGAGGTACCGGCAGGAGCGGGCACGCGTCGAGGCGGTGCTGCGCGGAAGCGGGACGGAGGACGGGCCCTTGTCGGCGGGGCTGGCGGCACTGGAGAAGCGCTCACGGGTGCTCGAGCCCATCACGGCGGAGCTGCGCGGATGCGCCATGGAGGGCCGGTTGGGAGTGCCGCTGGAGGAGCTGGCCTGGAGCTTCCTGCACATGCACGCGAACCGGCTGCTGCGCTCCTCGGCCCGGAGACAGGAATTGGTGCTCTACGACTTCCTGCTGCGCCACCTCGAGTCCATGAAGGCCCGGCGGAGGACCTGAAGGTCCGCTCGTCGACCTGGGGCGGGTGAAACTGCCCGTGAATATAGCGCCTGCCTCCTCGTCAGTGGCCGCGTCCATTATTCGATACAGGAGGGGTCGTAGTACGCGGCACACCCCGCGCGTGGGCACGTTTGTCATTGTCGGCCCTGGTCAGAGCGCGAATCGCGAGAAGCCACATCCGCATGAGATTCATGCGTCTCCCTCCCGTGCTCCAGGTCTTCAATTGAGGACCCGAGGAAAAGCCGCCGGACCGTGGGGGCGCTCGAAGAATGGGTAGGGCCGAAGCCTCGACCCATTGCGTCACGCACCAGGAGAGCGTCATGAGCAGTCATTGCCAACATGTCAGGGTCTCTGGCGTTCCGACGTCGGAGCGCCGTATTCATCCCACGTTCCCGCGCCATCGCGCCTTCCCGCCTCACGTGGGAGCCGGGTGCTATAGCCCGAATCCTCACCTCCTCTTGGAGCACACATGACAACCACACGAGGTCCATCCTGGTGCCGTCACGGCATGTGGATGACGGTCCTGCTGGCGGCGACTGGCTGCGGCGGACAAGCCCCTGGTAGCGAAACCGGGCTCCTGGGGAAGCTGCGGAGCGCATTGAGTGACAACGCGCCGGATCTGCGGGTGTCCGCGGTCCACGGGCCGAGCAGCGCCGTACCCGGCCTGCCCTTTTCCGTGGATGTCACCGTGTGCAACGAGGGCACCGAGACCGCCGACATCAACACCGACGTGTTCCTGTCCGAGGACGCGCTCATCCAGCCCTCCGACATGCTGCTCGCGTCCCGTCCGGTGAACCTCAAGCCCGGACAGTGCTCCACGCTCGACATGAACGTGGACATGGGCGTGAGCCAGGCGGGGAGCTACCACCTCGGTGCCATCACCGACTCCTTCGACTACGTGTCCGAGCTCAACGAGGACAACAACTCGCTCGTGGGGAACACCCTCACCGTCGACGCGAAGCCGGACCTCGTC
This is a stretch of genomic DNA from Archangium violaceum. It encodes these proteins:
- a CDS encoding cytochrome P450, yielding MQASDFNPFSPTVRANPYPYYEVLRETAPVYWNEQLRVHLVSRFEDVLFVTKSPALFSSKRSLVREEQYAAAETVAPVLVGTLRRGSMLTADPPIHTRLRNLVSRAFTPRRVADMEPFIRRLSRELISQLPESGEFDLMKELAEPLPIIVIAEMLGVEPARRLDFKRWSDDTVASTTVLLNGGDPALVEPGIREMRDYLEGVIAARRKEPRDDLISALLENGEKEGVLTAETVVDFCRLLLVAGNETTTNLLGNGMRALLSNPEQLERLTAEPALIPNAVEEMLRYDSPVQAVSRYVLQDVEIAGTRIPAGSNVMTLLGSANRDPRKYTDPERFDVTRNAQGMVSFGHGIHFCLGAPLARLEAKVALEELLEPGRRFSFAPGQRERVEITNHFSIRGPKALRLRAEATGPVRATA
- a CDS encoding lanthionine synthetase C family protein — protein: MSPPTTRWRPLLVGDTAARAWAAIDSIAGQLRALPSGHPRDASLANGHAGQALFFSLLDTRRPGQGHAAHAAALLDAATTAVAETPMEPSLYEGFTGVAWALEHLGPRGEDVSVDLDAALLELLGQSPWSGAYDLVEGLVGLGVYALERLARPSGAPLLERVVERLGELARPLGPGLTWWTSPEWMRPGLRAHHPEGWFNLGVAHGVPGVVGVLGAACAHGVAVASARPLLEGAVRWLLAQEEPGDAGGFPSWMEPGGGRGPVARTAWCYGDPGVAAVLLSVARALDVPEWEARALTIARRAAARVPERTRVADAGLCHGAAGLGHLLHRVAHTTGDEALAGAARAWFERALELRRPVNEDGPGLLTGVTGTGLALLAAVGGEEPGWDKVLLASLPGPPA
- a CDS encoding lantibiotic dehydratase, which codes for MGERPGVRPAGFFVLRTPLLPHDVLREWSTGAGDSGAPGGDDATLEAALATDRRRTRERLREVVTRPEVREALFLASPSLEESLGTWWEAPESERGQKVERTLVRYLSRMAGRATPFGLFAGCTMGELGARTRLVLGPLEEARRHTRLDMDYLFSLTETLASRPEWRRGLRFRPNSSLYRVAGRLRYAEARREGQARDYHLVAVEPTLYLEATLARAARGASLEELTAALCEADAEVPREEAEAYVEALADAQLLVPELSPTVTGPEPIHEVLTQLRQLPGGEPLVERLEQARATLESLDGQGLGVHPRRYREVAERLEALPARPALPRLFQVDLVRPASEAVLGEAVVKEVVRGVELLRRLVPARGGGEALRRFRDAFLARYEGQEVPLVEALDEESGLGFGGISDEAEPLLRGLAFPGRAQEKHWSERHAHLLRRWEETLRAGRRELALTEEDERALAVESPLPLPDAFEVLAAVAAPSEEALAEGHFRLHLASVGGPPGARLLGRFCHADAKLEEAIRKHLREEEALRPGVCFAEVVHLPEGRVGNVLLRPVLRDHEIAYLGRSGAPRERQVPMTDLRVSVVGNRVVLRSERLGCEVLPRLTTAHHYGGRSLGLYRFLCSLQGQGVAGSLGWEWGPLEEAAFLPRVTAGRLVLSLARWRVEPAEVERLEGLSGVARHREVRRWRERRGIPRHVGLSEGDNVLPLDLEGELWVDTFLQLAKGHETVTLVEPFPGGHELCVRGPEGRYVHELVLPFTRARPETPRARAPQDSRPAEPARIRRRFTPGSEWLYAKLYGGSASADRVLREAVGPLVREAMGAGMADGWFFIRYDDPEPHLRVRLHGDARRLTGEVLPALEARMEPLLEEGLLWRVQLDTYEREVERYGGGEGVRLAERLFHADSEAVLSILEGLSGDEGAETRWLLALKGVTLLLEDLGLEAETRHGVLSRAREALGREMRVEADFTHQLGARYRQERARVEAVLRGSGTEDGPLSAGLAALEKRSRVLEPITAELRGCAMEGRLGVPLEELAWSFLHMHANRLLRSSARRQELVLYDFLLRHLESMKARRRT